A region from the Silene latifolia isolate original U9 population chromosome 7, ASM4854445v1, whole genome shotgun sequence genome encodes:
- the LOC141591825 gene encoding protein DEHYDRATION-INDUCED 19 homolog 3-like, whose amino-acid sequence MENGTWRLGLSTSSKYDYSDDFVDYEEHDEDYDVEVDYSCPFCTDDFDIVGLLCHIEEEHYDESKKGVCPVCDTIVGADLVEHIALQHENVYKSGRKSMQSDADSQSTIALIRKEMLERSLKSFLGSSSSVASSSNAAVDQLLTSFVCGYLTPAETETEPSTSLAGTSVIEEHTDEDLLERSMKSCVLSEQQEEQTQRSKFVQSILLSTFFDDGL is encoded by the exons ATGGAGAATGGTACTTGGAGGCTTGGATTATCCACATCTTCTAAGTATGATTACTCAG ATGATTTTGTAGATTATGAAGAACATGATGAAGATTACGATGTCGAGGTAGATTATTCGTGCCCGTTTTGTACAGATGATTTTGACATTGTAGGATTGCTTTGTCATATTGAAGAAGAGCATTATGATGAATCTAAGAAAGGG GTTTGTCCTGTGTGCGACACGATTGTGGGAGCAGATCTGGTGGAGCACATAGCGCTGCaacatgaaaatgtttacaaGA GTGGGAGAAAGTCTATGCAAAGTGATGCTGATTCTCAGTCTACTATCGCTTTAATAAGGAAGGAGATGCTGGAGCGAAGTCTGAAATCCTTTTTAGGAAGCTCCTCATCTGTTGCTTCTTCCTCCAATGCAGCAGTTGATCAATTACTAACATCTTTTGTCTGTGGCTATCTAACACCTGCTGAGACTGAAACTGAGCCTTCTACTTCTTTGGCCGGCACATCTGTCATAGAGGAACACACGGATGAGGATTTGCTAGAAAG GAGCATGAAAAGCTGTGTTTTATCAGAGCAGCAGGAAGAACAAACACAAAGGAGCAAGTTTGTGCAGTCAATTCTATTGTCTACCTTTTTCGATGATGGTTTATAG